A section of the Enterococcus montenegrensis genome encodes:
- a CDS encoding response regulator transcription factor, giving the protein MYKVMLVDDEYMILEGLKQILPWGDLGFEVAKTARTGLEALAYLKNESVDLVISDITMPEMTGIAMIDAAYKRGDKFAAIFLSGYQEFEYVKEGIRLGVKDYLVKPVDQEELLAIVKKIKEELDEAAHRQEQEQLVLENSLSRWLNDELNESDFFELMDHFQTNPAGPFTVIKILSDSAILLEIAKEAKKSGQPLLIAGGPQQHQQITLIFTGSSEKVLPFLAYLKRQYPGLLKIFVGETIKEWENLYESYEKVLQMEELNNFYPDLLPTSPVDLADELGEGEFSFLAFNKSLMIGDQKTIQQELDAIFDDAVARQLQPENARYIAFLLFTDISRQYPTATKDIYEATIEKIRHSHTVYQLKALLEDVLQMADRQPLEKQFSEMTQRVIEIVQNNYRQDLTLKLVADELHLNAVYLGQVFKKEMHNSFSQYLNQIRIKRAQQLLLHSNLNINEIADEIGYNNTNYFSKMFKKLNGITPKEFREAYHGDYSDLQS; this is encoded by the coding sequence TTGTATAAAGTAATGTTAGTTGATGATGAATATATGATTTTAGAAGGCTTAAAACAAATTTTGCCTTGGGGTGATTTGGGTTTTGAAGTCGCAAAAACTGCCCGGACCGGCTTAGAGGCACTGGCTTATTTGAAAAACGAGTCGGTAGATTTGGTCATAAGCGACATTACCATGCCGGAAATGACCGGTATTGCGATGATTGATGCTGCTTATAAACGTGGGGATAAGTTTGCAGCAATTTTTTTATCAGGTTATCAAGAATTTGAATATGTTAAAGAAGGTATTCGGCTGGGGGTCAAAGATTATTTGGTAAAGCCGGTGGACCAAGAGGAACTATTAGCCATAGTCAAAAAAATCAAAGAAGAATTAGATGAAGCCGCACATCGCCAAGAACAAGAGCAGCTGGTGTTGGAAAATAGCTTGAGCCGCTGGTTAAACGATGAGTTAAATGAATCGGACTTTTTTGAATTAATGGACCACTTTCAGACAAATCCAGCTGGCCCGTTTACGGTGATCAAAATTTTAAGTGATTCCGCTATTTTGTTAGAAATTGCAAAAGAAGCCAAAAAAAGTGGACAGCCCTTGTTGATTGCTGGCGGACCGCAACAACATCAGCAGATTACGTTGATTTTCACCGGGTCATCTGAGAAAGTATTGCCTTTTTTGGCCTATTTAAAAAGACAGTATCCCGGCTTATTGAAAATATTTGTTGGCGAAACCATCAAAGAATGGGAAAATTTATACGAAAGCTATGAAAAAGTCTTGCAGATGGAAGAGTTAAATAATTTTTATCCGGATTTGTTGCCCACATCGCCGGTGGATTTGGCAGATGAATTAGGGGAAGGGGAATTTTCCTTTTTAGCTTTCAATAAATCATTAATGATTGGCGATCAAAAAACCATTCAACAGGAATTGGATGCTATTTTTGACGATGCAGTGGCACGCCAATTGCAGCCAGAAAACGCGCGTTACATTGCTTTTTTACTCTTTACCGATATTTCCCGGCAATATCCAACCGCAACCAAAGATATTTATGAAGCCACAATTGAAAAAATCCGTCATAGCCATACTGTCTACCAGCTGAAAGCGTTGTTAGAAGACGTTTTACAAATGGCAGATCGCCAACCGCTGGAAAAACAATTTTCCGAAATGACACAAAGAGTAATTGAGATTGTACAAAATAATTATCGGCAAGATTTAACTTTAAAATTAGTCGCCGACGAACTGCATTTAAACGCAGTGTATCTCGGTCAAGTATTTAAAAAAGAAATGCACAATAGTTTTTCCCAATACTTAAATCAAATTCGCATTAAACGCGCGCAACAATTACTGCTGCATAGTAATCTAAATATTAATGAGATCGCCGATGAGATTGGCTATAACAATACCAACTATTTTTCAAAAATGTTTAAAAAGTTAAATGGGATTACACCAAAAGAATTTCGGGAAGCCTATCACGGTGATTATTCTGATTTACAAAGTTAA
- a CDS encoding sensor histidine kinase, with protein sequence MAKFLARFYKRNYLMNRLMQIYSLLLVGVILLTVAALCVYTADSNYRKMTSDLAGLENRIMNSVEDNNDTLSFIYMELAGSNAAIDNVRQYLNLSAADYFEYTQDSWQAYQRDTRISETINGFFNAFNDLDQLYVTLDGSKDYLMADSYNHNGRKLQGKMPAKSGFVITRPIVDQYGSQMVGEISAVFSRAAVLGMLENSMVEDGMDAYIFDNANNPMFTTHNQLSNKAYQKLVYAIENKQPLPKKITDKYYVLQKKTSRDLSYVLLASKQVLWQKNLRTFAIAILVGSGLAAILLITLNRTFKRYFQQIETIVGITHSVAEGNLQERIDVNKVQDELYDLSEAINFMIASLDQYIRDNYELEIKQRDAHMQALQSQINPHFLYNTLEYIRMYALSKQQKELADVVYAFSALLRNNTTQEKTTTLKKELSFCEKYVYLYQMRYPDRVAYNFVITPELENLIIPKFTIQPLIENYFVHGIDYTRNDNAISVKANFDADAIVISVIDNGKGMTPERLSEVRDKLKQTENEAQNSIGLHNVYARLQNTFGVGFSMTVASQLGKGTTLTIKIKGGHNFV encoded by the coding sequence ATGGCTAAATTTTTAGCACGCTTTTACAAAAGAAACTATTTAATGAATCGCTTGATGCAAATTTACAGCCTTCTGTTGGTGGGAGTTATCCTGCTGACGGTGGCTGCTTTGTGCGTTTATACGGCCGATAGCAATTACCGCAAAATGACGAGTGATTTAGCGGGATTGGAAAATCGAATTATGAATTCAGTGGAAGACAACAATGATACGCTGAGTTTTATTTATATGGAATTAGCTGGTTCCAATGCGGCCATTGATAATGTGCGGCAGTATTTGAATTTATCTGCGGCAGATTATTTTGAATACACGCAAGATTCCTGGCAAGCGTATCAGCGGGATACACGTATTTCAGAGACCATCAATGGTTTTTTTAATGCCTTTAACGACTTGGATCAACTTTATGTCACCTTAGATGGTTCAAAAGACTATTTAATGGCGGATAGTTACAATCATAATGGTCGCAAGCTACAGGGCAAGATGCCTGCGAAAAGCGGCTTTGTGATTACGCGTCCGATTGTAGATCAATATGGTTCTCAAATGGTTGGCGAGATTTCAGCGGTCTTTTCTCGGGCGGCAGTGCTGGGAATGTTGGAAAATTCGATGGTGGAAGATGGCATGGATGCCTATATCTTTGATAATGCGAATAATCCGATGTTTACGACCCACAACCAGCTTAGCAATAAAGCGTATCAAAAGTTGGTGTATGCTATTGAAAATAAACAACCATTGCCTAAAAAAATCACAGATAAATACTATGTCCTACAAAAGAAAACGAGTCGGGATCTTTCGTATGTTTTATTAGCCAGCAAACAGGTTTTGTGGCAAAAAAATCTCCGAACCTTTGCAATTGCTATTTTGGTAGGCAGTGGGTTGGCGGCGATTTTGTTAATCACCTTGAATCGAACCTTTAAACGTTATTTTCAACAAATTGAAACCATTGTGGGCATCACCCATAGCGTAGCAGAAGGAAACTTGCAAGAGCGCATTGACGTCAATAAAGTCCAAGATGAATTGTACGACTTATCTGAAGCCATCAACTTTATGATCGCAAGTCTGGATCAATATATCCGCGATAATTACGAGCTGGAAATCAAGCAAAGAGATGCCCATATGCAGGCCTTACAGTCACAAATTAATCCTCACTTTTTGTACAATACGCTGGAATATATTCGCATGTACGCTTTAAGTAAGCAGCAAAAGGAATTGGCGGATGTCGTCTATGCTTTTTCTGCACTTTTGCGCAATAACACGACCCAAGAAAAAACAACGACGCTAAAAAAAGAACTTTCTTTTTGTGAGAAATATGTTTATTTGTACCAAATGCGTTACCCAGATCGCGTGGCCTATAATTTTGTCATTACACCGGAGTTGGAAAATTTGATTATTCCTAAATTCACAATTCAACCGCTAATTGAAAATTATTTTGTCCACGGAATTGATTATACGAGAAATGACAACGCGATTAGCGTGAAGGCCAATTTTGACGCGGATGCTATCGTGATTTCTGTTATTGATAATGGCAAAGGGATGACCCCAGAGCGCTTATCAGAAGTTAGAGACAAGTTGAAACAAACAGAAAATGAAGCGCAAAACTCAATTGGTCTGCATAATGTCTATGCACGCCTGCAAAATACGTTTGGCGTAGGCTTTAGTATGACAGTAGCTTCCCAATTGGGTAAAGGCACCACTCTGACGATTAAAATCAAAGGAGGGCATAATTTTGTATAA
- a CDS encoding ABC transporter substrate-binding protein — protein MKTWKKVLGVSALALMTAGLAACGNQKEASKDSEASGDSKTLLMYQVGDKPENYDELMKIANKRIKEKIGVTIDLQYIGWGDWDKKMPTIINSGESYDIAFAYQYVANAQKGAFADLTELSQKYAKDYMDQLPEMYKKGNEVDGKLYAIPVYGNAWAQQVLTFNDQYVKKYNLDISKVDGSYQSATEVLKQFHEKEPNIAAFAIGQSFNASSNLDFPLGKDYPFAVRLDTDGAPKIINQYEDKEFQNNLKTLHEWYKEGLIPTDAATNTTGFPLEGNTWFMREETQGPMDYGDTILRNAAQQDLTSRPLTSQLKTTSQAQMANFVVSNTSKNKEKAVEFLNLLNTDPELLNGLVYGVEGKAWEKVGDDKLKLLDGYKPNEHMAAWNTGNNMILYTQDTITDDQIKQRDESIEKAQTSPILGFNAKTDNFKTQLSSIMNVMNRYKANLNTGSIDPEKTVPELVSELKKAGWDDAQKDMQKQLDQFVKDNK, from the coding sequence ATGAAAACGTGGAAAAAAGTGCTAGGTGTTAGTGCATTGGCATTAATGACAGCAGGGTTAGCAGCTTGTGGCAACCAAAAAGAAGCTTCAAAAGACTCAGAAGCAAGCGGCGACTCAAAAACATTATTAATGTATCAAGTAGGGGACAAACCTGAAAATTACGATGAATTAATGAAAATCGCCAACAAACGCATTAAAGAAAAAATTGGTGTAACCATTGATTTACAATATATCGGTTGGGGTGACTGGGATAAGAAAATGCCAACCATCATCAACTCTGGTGAAAGCTATGATATTGCCTTTGCTTACCAATATGTGGCAAACGCACAAAAAGGTGCTTTTGCTGACTTGACTGAATTATCACAAAAATATGCCAAAGATTACATGGATCAACTGCCTGAAATGTACAAAAAGGGAAATGAAGTTGATGGTAAATTATACGCTATCCCAGTTTACGGGAATGCTTGGGCACAACAAGTATTAACTTTCAACGATCAATACGTGAAAAAATACAACTTGGATATTTCAAAAGTTGACGGTTCTTATCAATCAGCGACCGAAGTTTTAAAACAATTCCATGAAAAAGAACCAAATATTGCTGCTTTTGCAATTGGTCAAAGTTTTAATGCTTCTTCTAATCTAGACTTCCCATTAGGAAAAGATTATCCTTTTGCAGTTCGTTTAGATACAGATGGCGCACCAAAAATCATCAACCAATACGAAGATAAAGAATTCCAAAACAACTTAAAAACATTGCATGAATGGTACAAAGAAGGTTTGATTCCAACGGATGCTGCAACCAACACAACTGGTTTCCCATTAGAAGGAAACACTTGGTTCATGCGTGAAGAAACACAAGGGCCAATGGATTACGGCGATACAATTTTACGTAATGCAGCCCAACAAGATTTAACTTCTCGTCCGTTAACAAGCCAATTGAAAACAACTAGCCAAGCACAAATGGCAAACTTTGTTGTTTCAAATACTTCAAAAAATAAAGAAAAAGCTGTTGAATTCTTGAACTTGTTAAACACGGATCCTGAATTATTAAATGGTTTAGTTTATGGTGTTGAAGGCAAAGCTTGGGAAAAAGTTGGCGACGATAAATTGAAATTACTAGATGGTTACAAACCAAATGAACACATGGCGGCTTGGAACACTGGTAACAACATGATCTTATACACTCAAGATACAATTACCGACGATCAAATCAAACAAAGAGATGAAAGCATTGAAAAAGCACAAACTTCTCCAATTTTAGGTTTCAATGCCAAAACAGATAATTTCAAAACACAATTATCTAGCATCATGAATGTAATGAATCGTTACAAAGCCAACTTAAATACTGGTTCAATCGATCCTGAAAAAACAGTTCCAGAATTAGTTTCAGAACTTAAAAAAGCTGGTTGGGACGATGCCCAAAAAGATATGCAAAAACAATTGGATCAATTTGTCAAAGACAATAAATAA
- a CDS encoding YesL family protein translates to MVSSGIQRLFYVVWMIIKLNLYFVLFTLMGGVIFGAGPAFQTMTDLLMEHGIDYQQVTFKRFMTHWKANFKRSNVHFLIFAGISFFLGYNLYLSAQIQGLLWLVIDFILAFVLLLIAVLYLYVTQYETKYEISHFNLFKLAFISVFLNFGAFLKVLFGLVSIFVLTWFFKGLFLFATFSLIAVWSGFATKDNRFMVAGKLARHG, encoded by the coding sequence ATGGTAAGTAGTGGGATTCAGCGACTATTTTATGTAGTCTGGATGATTATTAAATTAAACTTATATTTTGTGTTGTTTACCTTGATGGGTGGCGTGATTTTTGGTGCAGGCCCAGCTTTTCAAACCATGACGGATTTATTGATGGAACACGGTATTGATTATCAACAAGTCACCTTCAAACGCTTTATGACCCATTGGAAAGCCAATTTTAAACGCAGCAATGTTCATTTTTTGATTTTTGCAGGCATCAGCTTTTTCTTAGGGTACAATTTGTATTTGTCAGCGCAAATTCAAGGCTTGTTATGGCTGGTTATTGATTTTATCTTAGCCTTTGTGTTGTTGTTAATTGCCGTGTTATACCTTTATGTGACCCAATATGAAACCAAGTATGAGATTTCCCATTTCAATTTGTTTAAATTAGCCTTTATCAGTGTCTTTTTAAACTTTGGCGCTTTTTTGAAAGTACTCTTTGGCTTAGTTTCGATCTTTGTTTTGACCTGGTTTTTCAAAGGGTTATTCCTTTTTGCTACGTTTTCGTTAATTGCCGTCTGGAGCGGTTTTGCTACCAAGGATAATCGCTTTATGGTGGCAGGAAAGCTGGCGAGACATGGCTAA
- a CDS encoding glycoside hydrolase family 1 protein yields MTTKQFPKGFLWGAATSAPQTEGHSLENGKSKTTWDYWYETSPEKFNNAQGPKNTSNLYEMYAEDCKRMQEIGLNSYRTSIAWARLLPDGKTVNEEAVAFYRDYFKKIKENGVAPIINLFHFDMPMWLMEKGGWEARESVAAFAFYAKTAFELFGDLVTDWTTFNEPIVHVEMGYLYGYHYPAIVDFKKAVQVGYHTLLAHAAAVKEFRAVLPTGKIGIILNITPTYTRSTDYADQKAGVASDLLNTKSFLDPAVHGKVPQELIDLLAENQLTPKTKEHDKELLQNTVDFIGLNYYHPHRVKAPENPAVPAKMPEDLYEPYDWPEKRINPYRGWEIYPEALYDVAMMMKNEYNNLTWFVSENGMGVADEERFMDEKGMIQDDYRIEFMVEHLNYLHKGIEAGSNCFGYHTWTFIDCWSWLNGYRNRYGFYRVDLEDHYKRSLKKSGLWFKEVSQNNGYTDASST; encoded by the coding sequence ATGACAACAAAACAATTTCCAAAAGGTTTCTTATGGGGGGCGGCGACTAGTGCACCCCAGACAGAAGGCCATAGTTTAGAAAATGGAAAATCAAAAACAACGTGGGATTATTGGTATGAAACTTCACCAGAAAAATTTAATAATGCCCAAGGCCCAAAAAATACTTCTAATCTATATGAAATGTATGCTGAAGATTGTAAACGGATGCAAGAAATCGGGTTGAATTCTTACCGGACATCGATCGCTTGGGCCCGCTTATTGCCTGATGGGAAAACTGTGAACGAAGAAGCAGTTGCATTTTACCGGGACTATTTCAAAAAAATCAAAGAAAATGGGGTGGCACCCATTATCAATTTGTTCCACTTTGATATGCCAATGTGGTTAATGGAAAAAGGCGGCTGGGAAGCGCGCGAATCTGTGGCTGCTTTTGCCTTTTATGCTAAAACTGCCTTTGAATTATTTGGTGATTTGGTGACAGATTGGACAACCTTCAACGAACCGATCGTCCATGTGGAGATGGGGTATTTATACGGCTACCACTATCCGGCAATCGTTGATTTCAAAAAAGCTGTTCAAGTCGGGTATCATACGCTTTTGGCTCACGCGGCCGCAGTAAAAGAATTTCGAGCAGTTTTGCCAACCGGAAAAATTGGGATTATTTTAAACATTACGCCAACTTATACCCGCAGCACAGATTATGCAGATCAAAAAGCAGGTGTGGCTTCTGATTTATTAAACACGAAAAGTTTCTTAGATCCAGCAGTTCATGGTAAAGTTCCGCAAGAGCTGATTGATTTATTGGCTGAAAATCAATTGACACCAAAAACCAAAGAACATGATAAAGAACTGCTGCAAAATACGGTTGATTTTATCGGGCTGAATTATTACCATCCTCATCGCGTGAAAGCACCGGAAAATCCTGCCGTGCCAGCTAAAATGCCAGAAGATTTATACGAACCTTACGACTGGCCAGAAAAACGAATTAATCCGTATCGCGGTTGGGAAATTTACCCAGAAGCTTTGTATGACGTGGCTATGATGATGAAAAACGAATACAACAATTTGACGTGGTTTGTCTCTGAAAATGGAATGGGTGTCGCCGACGAAGAACGTTTCATGGATGAAAAGGGCATGATCCAAGATGACTACCGCATTGAATTTATGGTGGAACATTTAAATTATTTGCACAAAGGCATTGAAGCAGGTAGCAACTGCTTTGGCTACCATACCTGGACATTTATCGACTGCTGGTCATGGCTAAACGGCTATCGCAACCGCTACGGTTTTTACCGCGTTGATTTAGAAGATCACTACAAACGCAGCTTGAAAAAAAGCGGCCTGTGGTTTAAAGAAGTCAGTCAAAATAATGGTTACACAGATGCAAGTTCAACTTAA
- a CDS encoding carbohydrate ABC transporter permease → MRKKEKVSKVEIRSFSPTVNIIFNIVIALFAISCVLPFIFVVMISLTEEHSLAELGYRFWPKEFSTAAYSYIFAGKMSGKIFRAFGVTIFVTVLGTVVNATMTSLYAYVISRSNFPFRRFFTLFALVTMLFTPGMVATYLIVSNMLYLKDTIWALILPMALGPFNILVMRTFFIKTVPDSIIESARIDGATELRIFTKIVLPLAVPGIATISLFAALGYWNDWFNALLYIQNDNLVPLQYLLMKIQSNLDFLAKNAGMGAQIQGGLAALPSESARMAIVVVSTLPIALTYPFFQKYFVGGLTIGGVKE, encoded by the coding sequence ATGCGTAAAAAAGAAAAAGTCTCAAAAGTGGAAATTCGTTCCTTTAGTCCCACTGTTAACATTATCTTCAATATCGTCATTGCATTATTTGCGATTTCGTGTGTACTACCATTTATCTTTGTGGTGATGATTTCTTTGACAGAGGAACATTCATTAGCGGAGTTGGGTTATCGTTTTTGGCCCAAAGAATTTTCAACGGCTGCTTATTCTTATATCTTTGCCGGTAAAATGAGTGGAAAAATCTTCCGTGCTTTTGGCGTAACGATTTTTGTAACGGTGTTAGGAACTGTGGTGAATGCGACGATGACATCGCTTTATGCGTATGTAATTTCTCGTTCTAACTTCCCATTCCGTCGCTTCTTTACTCTTTTTGCCTTAGTTACAATGTTATTTACCCCAGGGATGGTAGCAACTTATTTAATCGTCAGCAATATGCTTTATTTGAAAGATACAATTTGGGCGTTGATTTTGCCAATGGCATTGGGGCCGTTTAATATTTTAGTGATGCGAACCTTCTTTATTAAAACAGTACCAGATAGTATTATTGAGTCGGCTCGGATTGACGGTGCTACAGAACTACGGATTTTTACGAAAATTGTTTTACCTTTAGCAGTACCAGGGATTGCCACGATCAGTTTGTTTGCCGCATTAGGTTATTGGAACGACTGGTTTAATGCATTGCTTTATATTCAAAATGACAACTTGGTACCATTGCAATATTTATTGATGAAAATCCAAAGCAACTTGGATTTTCTAGCCAAAAATGCTGGGATGGGTGCGCAAATCCAAGGTGGACTTGCTGCGTTACCGTCTGAATCAGCCCGCATGGCAATCGTTGTGGTTTCAACATTACCGATCGCATTGACATATCCGTTTTTCCAAAAATATTTTGTCGGCGGATTGACAATCGGCGGAGTGAAAGAATAA
- a CDS encoding ABC transporter permease: MKKKKKASFWQNVWRYKALILMALPGFVWFIFFFYIPVFANVVAFKDFHISPNGFIDSLMTSKWVGFDNFKFLFASKDAWLITRNTIAYNVVFLAFNLFFAIAFAIIMSELRNKKLVKVYHTMSLLPYFLSWVVIGYFVYAFLSPDKGIFNLWLTNNGKNPINWYTDPTWWPLIFVVMNVWKSLGYNSIIYYASVMGIDPTYYEAAMVDGASKWQQIKNVTIPQIVPMMMVLLILNIGGIFRADFGMFYNLPRNNGALYQVTSVLDTYIYNGLTATGDIGMSSAASLYQSVVGAILLLGTNFVVRRIEPDSALF; encoded by the coding sequence ATGAAGAAAAAGAAAAAAGCGAGCTTTTGGCAAAATGTGTGGCGCTATAAAGCTTTGATTTTAATGGCGTTACCAGGATTTGTCTGGTTTATCTTCTTCTTTTATATACCAGTATTTGCCAATGTGGTGGCTTTTAAAGATTTCCACATTTCGCCAAATGGTTTTATTGATAGCTTGATGACGAGTAAGTGGGTAGGCTTTGATAATTTCAAATTCTTATTTGCTTCAAAGGATGCTTGGTTAATTACCCGCAATACAATTGCCTATAATGTCGTTTTCTTAGCCTTTAACTTATTCTTTGCGATTGCTTTTGCAATTATTATGAGTGAATTACGCAACAAAAAATTGGTGAAAGTTTATCATACGATGTCACTTTTACCTTACTTTTTATCTTGGGTTGTAATCGGTTACTTTGTATATGCCTTCTTAAGCCCAGACAAAGGGATCTTCAACTTATGGTTAACCAATAACGGTAAAAATCCGATTAACTGGTATACCGATCCAACTTGGTGGCCGCTGATTTTTGTTGTGATGAACGTTTGGAAGAGCTTAGGTTACAACAGTATCATCTATTATGCTTCTGTCATGGGGATTGACCCAACATATTATGAAGCGGCAATGGTAGACGGTGCTTCAAAATGGCAACAAATTAAAAACGTCACGATTCCGCAAATCGTGCCAATGATGATGGTCTTATTGATTTTAAACATCGGGGGGATTTTTAGAGCAGACTTTGGGATGTTCTACAACTTGCCACGTAATAATGGGGCCTTGTATCAAGTGACGTCTGTTTTAGATACGTATATTTATAACGGCTTAACGGCAACTGGTGATATCGGGATGTCTTCTGCTGCTAGTTTATACCAATCCGTTGTTGGGGCGATTTTATTATTAGGAACAAACTTCGTGGTTCGTCGGATCGAACCAGATTCAGCATTATTCTAA
- a CDS encoding ROK family protein: MVLAVFDIGGSAVKYGTWKEKALFNQGSFKTPATFSEMVAEMKEVIATIGAIDGVAISSPGAVNVAKRRIDGISAVEYLHNRPIFDQLEAAFGVPVTIENDANCAGISEIELGAGTKAQNAVFVVIGTGIGGSIFINRKIYKGSHLFGGEFGLMKPFGKSILSPIGTAVNKAREFSEAIGRQVDGRMLFELADNGDEMAQNYLAQMYDALALSLYDMQVSIDPEIIIIGGGISVRSDVIENIKGRIFDLLKAEGVESIMPEVVACKFKNDANLIGAAANFEVLQG; this comes from the coding sequence ATGGTACTTGCGGTTTTTGATATTGGTGGTTCTGCTGTGAAGTATGGAACGTGGAAAGAAAAGGCGTTATTCAATCAAGGAAGTTTTAAAACGCCGGCTACGTTTTCTGAAATGGTAGCAGAAATGAAAGAAGTTATTGCAACAATTGGGGCAATTGACGGGGTAGCAATTAGTTCGCCAGGGGCTGTGAATGTAGCAAAACGCCGAATTGACGGTATTAGCGCAGTGGAATATTTACACAATCGACCGATTTTTGATCAATTGGAAGCAGCGTTTGGTGTGCCCGTGACAATTGAAAATGATGCCAATTGTGCTGGTATTAGTGAAATTGAATTAGGAGCTGGGACAAAGGCGCAAAATGCAGTATTTGTCGTGATTGGAACCGGGATTGGTGGTTCAATTTTTATCAATCGAAAAATTTATAAGGGCAGTCATTTGTTTGGTGGCGAATTTGGCTTAATGAAACCTTTTGGTAAAAGTATTTTAAGTCCGATTGGTACGGCGGTAAACAAAGCGCGGGAATTTTCTGAAGCGATAGGTCGTCAAGTAGATGGTCGCATGTTGTTTGAATTAGCAGATAATGGGGATGAAATGGCGCAAAACTATCTAGCCCAAATGTATGATGCATTGGCTCTTTCTTTATATGACATGCAAGTTTCTATTGATCCGGAAATTATTATCATTGGCGGCGGTATCTCGGTTAGATCAGACGTGATTGAAAATATTAAAGGGCGTATTTTTGATTTACTAAAAGCAGAAGGCGTTGAAAGTATCATGCCAGAAGTTGTTGCTTGCAAATTTAAAAATGATGCCAATTTAATTGGTGCAGC